Proteins from a genomic interval of Haliaeetus albicilla chromosome 13, bHalAlb1.1, whole genome shotgun sequence:
- the LOC138688746 gene encoding small ribosomal subunit protein uS3m-like isoform X2, which translates to MAAPTAARALRAVPRIRPIPEGPRHLHTTPACLKTRAARVRVGKGDKPVTYEQAHAPHYIAHRKGWLSLHTGNLAEEPGAAERAVEDAFLRRFFYGTFPGVLADEVVLKRRANLLVVCLVLARGLPPAKLYFLVGYAETLLSHFYKCPVRLELQTVPGKVVYKYL; encoded by the exons atggcggcgcccaCGGCTGCCCGGGCGCTGCGG GCAGTGCCCCGCATCCGCCCCATCCCCGAGGGCCCCCGCCACCTCCACACCACCCCCGCCTGCCTCAAG ACACGGGCGGCGCGCGTGCGCGTGGGCAAAGGGGACAAGCCGGTGACCTACGAGCAGGCGCACGCCCCCCACTACATCGCCCACCGCAAGGGCTGGCTCTCCCTGCACACCG GTAACCTGGCCGAGGAGCCAGGCGCAGCGGAGCGGGCGGTGGAGGACGCCTTCCTGCGCCGATTCTTCTATGGCACCTTCCCCGGCGTCCTGGCAGACGAGGTCGTGCTGAAGCGCCGCGCCAACCTGCTGGTGGTCTGCCTGGTGCTGGCGCGGGGTCTGCCACCTGCCAAGCTCTACTTTCTGGTGGGCTACGCCGAGACCCTACTCTCCCACTTCTACAAGTGCCCCGTGCGCCTGGAGCTGCAGACAGTGCCCGGCAAGGTGGTCTACAAGTACCTCTAG
- the SFTPB gene encoding pulmonary surfactant-associated protein B, producing the protein MAPSPVLALLLTLLCATPGLGVPGGHCGVPPSAWCQSWETALRCGALEHCARHAWAPPATDVCADCQQIVTLLTRMANESATKAAVEGFLRRECAALPVPSMVPPCQNLVHEYFSLLLIDLEGHLKPSAICAHLELCPGEPGGAPAMPPLGALSTRLQVQALPIPLPLCWLCRTFLARAEAAIPKEAVAEAATKLCRVLPVVVVGACQCLVQRYGVLLVEGVLGRLAPRLLCRLLLTCGPEDGYAPLSPPRQTLGAAAASPAACAGTEDLGPGHPLPALSPNPGPCALGPTYWCSSPKAARRCQALQHCQEHVWV; encoded by the exons ATGGCACCATCACCCGTGCTGGCACTCCTCCTCACCCTGCTCTGTGCCACCCCAG ggctgggggtgccggGAGGGCATTGTGGGGTGCCCCCCTCCGCCTGGTGCCAGAGCTGGGAGACGGCGCTGCGCTGCGGGGCCCTGGAGCACTGTGCCCGCCACGCCTGGGCACCCCCAGCCACG GACGTGTGCGCCGACTGCCAGCAGATTGTCACCCTACTCACCCGCATGGCGAACGAGTCGGCCACCAAG GCAGCCGTGGAGGGGTTCCTGCGGCGGGAGTGCGCGGCACTGCCGGTGCCCAGCATGGTGCCACCCTGCCAGAACCTGGTGCATGAGTACTTCAGCCTCCTCCTCATCGACCTCGAGGGGCACCTT AAGCCTTCAGCCATCTGCGCCCACCTGGAGCTGTGCCCGGGAGAGCCGGGGGGTGCCCCAGCCATGCCCCCGCTTGGGGCGCTCAGCACCCGCCTGCAGGTACAG GCCCTGCCCATACCGCTGCCGCTGTGCTGGCTGTGCCGCACCTTCCTGGCCCGCGCCGAGGCTGCCATCCCCAAGGAGGCGGTGGCGGAGGCGGCAACAAAGCTATGCCGGGTGCTgccggtggtggtggtgggcgCGTGCCAGTGCCTGGTGCAGCGGTACGgggtgctgctggtggaggGGGTGCTGGGGCGCCTGGCCCCCCGCCTGCTCTGTCGCCTGCTCCTCACCTGCGGCCCCGAGGATGGTTACGCCCCTTTGTCACCTCCCCGGCAGACCCTCGGGGCTGCCGCGGCCTCGCCAGCTGCTTGTGCCGGCACCGAG GACCTGGGACCGGgccaccccctccccgcgcTGTCCCCAAACCCAGGACCCTGTGCCCTGGGCCCAACCTACTGGTGCTCCAGCCCCAAGGCCGCCCGCCGCTGCCAG gccctgcagcactgccaggagCATGTCTGGGTGTAG
- the LOC138688746 gene encoding small ribosomal subunit protein uS3m-like isoform X1, with protein MAAPTAARALRPLWGARCPLPLSPHQAVPRIRPIPEGPRHLHTTPACLKTRAARVRVGKGDKPVTYEQAHAPHYIAHRKGWLSLHTGNLAEEPGAAERAVEDAFLRRFFYGTFPGVLADEVVLKRRANLLVVCLVLARGLPPAKLYFLVGYAETLLSHFYKCPVRLELQTVPGKVVYKYL; from the exons atggcggcgcccaCGGCTGCCCGGGCGCTGCGG ccgctgTGGGGTGCCCGCTGTCCCTTACCCCTGTCACCTCACCAGGCAGTGCCCCGCATCCGCCCCATCCCCGAGGGCCCCCGCCACCTCCACACCACCCCCGCCTGCCTCAAG ACACGGGCGGCGCGCGTGCGCGTGGGCAAAGGGGACAAGCCGGTGACCTACGAGCAGGCGCACGCCCCCCACTACATCGCCCACCGCAAGGGCTGGCTCTCCCTGCACACCG GTAACCTGGCCGAGGAGCCAGGCGCAGCGGAGCGGGCGGTGGAGGACGCCTTCCTGCGCCGATTCTTCTATGGCACCTTCCCCGGCGTCCTGGCAGACGAGGTCGTGCTGAAGCGCCGCGCCAACCTGCTGGTGGTCTGCCTGGTGCTGGCGCGGGGTCTGCCACCTGCCAAGCTCTACTTTCTGGTGGGCTACGCCGAGACCCTACTCTCCCACTTCTACAAGTGCCCCGTGCGCCTGGAGCTGCAGACAGTGCCCGGCAAGGTGGTCTACAAGTACCTCTAG